The Flavobacterium commune genome contains the following window.
ATCTTGTCTTTCACTTTCAGACATTCTTTTAACTAATAAACGAATCGTATATCCTCCATGCAATTTGGAGTTTTTAACATACATCCAATCACTAATTTCATTTTTATTAATTTCTACAGTATCACCAAGTTTTACATTGGTTATTTTTTCGGGTAAATTGTCTACTATTCCATAAAATTTTCCATTGGAATTTATAATGTTTCCAATCCAAATATGTTCAATATTTCCGTTTTCTTCAAAGCGTTTTTTTAAACCGAAAAATTTAAAAACACGACTGTTATTTTGTATGGCAATTTCGAAACTGTCTAAAGTTTTTTGAGCTTTTTTTATAGCTTCATTCATTTCAATATCGCTACTTTCTACATTGTAGATATCAGGTTCGTTTTCACGTTCTATTTTTTTTGTATTGCAACTAAGAGTAAGGATAAAAGAAAGTATTGAAAGAATGTATTTCATATTATATATTTTGTTTTTATTGTATTAATCAAATCCCTCTTCAGAATAATACCATCTGTCATCAAGTTGTTTAATAGTATAAGAAGCATTTGGAATATTTTGATTTCCATAGTTTTTTGGGATTTTATGAAAATCATAAATAATCCTTTTCTCGGTGTTAAATATGTTGTTGGCTTTTTTTATAAAAATAATTAGGCTGTCATTTTCTTCTGTAAATCCCAAATAGGTTGGGTTCTTTTTTATACCATTTTTAACTACCAAATCAATTCCTAAACTTTCAATGTCCCCAATTAGAAATTCATCAATATCATCCTTGTCAAAAGTGCCATCTGGGTATTTTCTAATTTTTGAAGCTAATTCATTCAATTCATCTTTATAATTTAAAACTCTGTTTTCATCAAATGGATTACAGGAGATGAGAGCGAATAAAAAAAGGGATGAAATGATTTTTTTCATAAAGTTTGTATTGTCAACTGAAGTATTGATCATAAATAGGAAGTCTATTTAATGATTATTTTCATTGTTTTAGATTGATTGTTTTCGATGTTTTTTACAATGAGAAAATACAAACCTGATTGTTGATTGCTAATATCTATTTTGTTTTTTCCATCAGTAAGTTGGCCTTCTAATATAAGTTTATTAGAACTGATGAATAGCTGAAAACTAGATTTTTTATTTGTTTCAACATTGATATAATCTACAGCTGGATTTGGATAGGCTTTCACTGAATATTCTAAATTTTCAGAATCATCTTCATCTTTTTCAGTGACTAATTCGTTTTTTGAAATAGTATTTATTGTTGATTTTGGTTGAATAAGTGTATCGGGAACCGTATTGTTCATTATGATTGTAAACAATTTTTTTAATTCGACTTTGTTAGTCTTTAAGCTAATTACAGTTGTATCTGAATTGATAGATACTAATTCTTTTTTATAAACCCCTTTTAAAATATTTTCATCCACTGCAAAAAACTGGGGTCCAAAATCTAAACCATAAATTAAATTTCCTTTTATTTTGAATGCACTAATGTAATAGCTAGTGTCGTTAACTTTGTGATTGAAATAGTAGTAGTCTCTATATATACATACTTTGCCATAGAAAAGGGTATCTCCTTCTTTAGTGGTTATTAGATTAGTGTATTTGTTCGATTTAATATTTAAAACTAAGGTGTCATTGTATTTTTTGACTAACAATGTTTCGCCGAAAATTCTATCGAGTTGTTTGTTATTTTTAGGGAAAGGAGAATTGAAGGTGCTTTTAGGTGATTCCAGACTAGCCTCTTCTGCTTTTTTGCATGAGATTACAACCATAAGTAATAAAAATAAATATTTGAAGAGTTTCATAGAATTGTACTAAGGTTGATTTTTGATTTATTTCAAATATATCGAAAAAAACTACAAAACAATCTTTTAAATCAAATTTTTCTCACTAAACGAGACTGCGTGAGGGATGGAAGCGGCATCTCCCGATTTTAAAAAACAAGGCTAATGCCGTAGTTTTTTTAATCGGGAATATAGCGGACAGCCCGACCCGAAAGTGGCGAGGAAGCATGACGAAGCCATCTGGAGGGACACGCCCACAACCTGAATTAGAATAAAATAAAATTCCTTGTACAGTTCCCGTATTTGTTTGTAAATTTGCACACGCTATTTTT
Protein-coding sequences here:
- a CDS encoding T9SS type A sorting domain-containing protein, whose translation is MKLFKYLFLLLMVVISCKKAEEASLESPKSTFNSPFPKNNKQLDRIFGETLLVKKYNDTLVLNIKSNKYTNLITTKEGDTLFYGKVCIYRDYYYFNHKVNDTSYYISAFKIKGNLIYGLDFGPQFFAVDENILKGVYKKELVSINSDTTVISLKTNKVELKKLFTIIMNNTVPDTLIQPKSTINTISKNELVTEKDEDDSENLEYSVKAYPNPAVDYINVETNKKSSFQLFISSNKLILEGQLTDGKNKIDISNQQSGLYFLIVKNIENNQSKTMKIIIK
- a CDS encoding YegJ family protein; the encoded protein is MKYILSILSFILTLSCNTKKIERENEPDIYNVESSDIEMNEAIKKAQKTLDSFEIAIQNNSRVFKFFGLKKRFEENGNIEHIWIGNIINSNGKFYGIVDNLPEKITNVKLGDTVEINKNEISDWMYVKNSKLHGGYTIRLLVKRMSESERQDFEKNSDIKL